A stretch of Episyrphus balteatus chromosome 2, idEpiBalt1.1, whole genome shotgun sequence DNA encodes these proteins:
- the LOC129910451 gene encoding actin-related protein 10, with protein sequence MGIYDTVMQEKPPVVLDIGTAYTKLGFAGEAHPRFILPTESFLSSTGQICKLFNYSSQTELYDHTVDFLQTVFFKHVLVSPKDRKVVIVENIFGETIIRETIAKVLFKHFEVSSILFVPTHLVALSTLAVSSGVVVDMGYNETTVVPVFSGVQILKAFQDQAFGAKSIHDEIKRQLVEAGINPILLTESILEDIKVRTCFVTTSERAKQYREGLPITPPPDLEYSIKEKEIITIPGSVRETAYEIMFAEDNEQSSLPYLILDSILKCPVDVRTVLGENIFLIGGTSIMMGLLSRLKTELNLLLNNNNRYKGKLFFKSVKFHTAIGRPNFAAWLGGSICGATEFVGTKSLTKETYAKCGHVPDWVNLDDNRLQDSV encoded by the exons ATGGGCATTTATGACACAGTAATGCAAGAAAAACCCCCCGTTGTTCTTGACATTGGAACTGCTTACACCAA GCTTGGCTTTGCTGGAGAGGCCCACCCTAGATTCATCCTACCAACCGAAAGTTTTCTTTCTTCCACTGGTCAAATCTGTAAACTCTTCAATTACTCATCTCAGACCGAGTTATATGACCATACTGTTGATTTTCTTCAGACTGTCTTTTTCAA ACATGTATTAGTTAGTCCCAAGGATAGAAAAGTTGTCATTGTAGAGAATATATTTGGGGAGACTATCATCCGCGAGACTATAGCCAAGGTGTTGTTCAAACACTTTGAAGTTTCGTCTATTCTATTTGTGCCCACACATTTGGTGGCATTGTCAACATTGGCAGTGTCCTCGGGTGTGGTTGTCGATATGGGTTACAATGAGACAACTGTTGTCCCAGTTTTCAGTGGCGTACAAATTCTAAAAGCATTCCAAGATCAAGCTTTTGGAGCGAAATCTATTCACGACGAAATCAAACGGCAATTAGTGGAAGCCGGCATCAATCCTATTCTTCTAACCGAGTCAATTTTAGAAGATATCAAGGTTCGAACATGTTTTGTGACAACTTCCGAAAGAGCCAAGCAATATAGAGAGGGTTTGCCAATAACACCTCCACCAGATCTCGAGTATTCCATCAAAGAAAAGGAAATTATTACAATTCCCGGTTCTGTACGTGAGACGGCCTATGAAATAATGTTTGCAGAAGACAATGAACAATCGAGTTTGCCTTATTTGATATTGGATTCCATTCTCAAGTGTCCTGTTGATGTTAGGACAGTTCTCGGTGAGAATATATTCCTTATTGGTGGAACTTCGATAATGATGGGATTATTATCACGTTTGAAAACTGAATTAAATCTGCTACTAAACAACAATAATCGATATAAAGGTAAACTATTTTTCAAGAGTGTGAAATTTCACACGGCCATTGGACGACCGAATTTTGCTGCTTGGTTGGGTGGCTCTATATGTGGAGCAACTGAGTTTGTTGGTACTAAGTCACTTACAAAAGAGACTTATGCCAAGTGTGGTCATGTACCCGATTGGGTTAATTTGGATGATAATAGGTTGCAAGATTCGGTTTAG